The following are from one region of the Verrucomicrobiia bacterium genome:
- a CDS encoding transposase produces the protein MGKPEYLWRKLTPNQRIELLDWRKRQGLPWHRPPHRASEKTRYHVTAACFEHRSIIGHNAERMASFSHTLLDVLRQRETQIHAWCVLPNHYHALIETPGILEVLADLGRMHGRLSFQWNGEEQTRGRQVWCGAVERFMRNDAHFWATMNYVHHNPVHHGYVGHWQDWPFSSAADYLSGMGREEASRIWKEFPVLKYGKGWDDPEM, from the coding sequence ATGGGCAAGCCCGAATATCTGTGGCGGAAGCTGACACCAAACCAACGCATTGAATTGCTTGATTGGCGGAAGCGGCAGGGCCTGCCTTGGCATCGCCCGCCGCATCGGGCCAGCGAGAAGACGCGTTACCATGTCACGGCGGCGTGTTTCGAACACCGCTCAATAATTGGTCACAATGCGGAACGGATGGCGTCCTTCTCCCATACGCTGCTTGATGTGTTGCGCCAACGTGAAACGCAGATTCACGCCTGGTGCGTGCTGCCAAATCATTATCATGCGCTGATCGAAACTCCGGGCATCCTCGAAGTGCTGGCGGATCTGGGCCGAATGCATGGCCGCCTTTCGTTTCAGTGGAATGGCGAGGAGCAAACACGAGGACGTCAGGTATGGTGCGGGGCGGTTGAACGGTTCATGCGCAACGATGCGCATTTCTGGGCAACGATGAACTATGTTCATCACAATCCGGTGCATCACGGGTACGTCGGTCATTGGCAGGACTGGCCTTTTTCCAGCGCGGCGGACTATTTGAGCGGGATGGGACGCGAGGAAGCGTCGCGGATTTGGAAAGAGTTTCCCGTGTTGAAATATGGAAAGGGTTGGGATGATCCTGAGATGTGA